From the Musa acuminata AAA Group cultivar baxijiao chromosome BXJ1-2, Cavendish_Baxijiao_AAA, whole genome shotgun sequence genome, one window contains:
- the LOC135595792 gene encoding galactoside 2-alpha-L-fucosyltransferase-like yields MEARGSKSYQSLDMSGDNSEAQPERHSSRILKPCVLLVTCLVSVLLVFLVGTHRTPSWELLRPVGAGAGIGRKNSSSEAPNDRLLGGLLSPDFDGESCLSRYQSMLYRKASPHAPSPYLIRRLREYEALHKKCAPNTHLYNKSIEQLKSGRSNGPMECNYVVWIPHNGLGNRVLTIVSSFLYALLNNKVLLLHIPSDFTDLLCEPFPGTSWVLPSDFPLHNFLDFDKGTPQSYGNMLRNKVIDDEMLSGSSNATLPAYVYLHLPWYYDQWDKLFFCGDAQLMLRRIPWLLLKSDHYFVPSLFLLQEYEEELRQLFLERATAFHHLVRYLVHPTNVVWDYVTKYYRAHLAAADETLGIQIRVFHNFPVPFESMLRQVINCSLSEGILPAVNLQEWAAPASKTDMKVKAVLVASLFSGYAERIRDMYAKHPTMTGEVVRVHQPSHEGQQHTEQQGHNIKALAEVELLSFSDALITSAWSTFGYVAQGLGGLQPWILLRHTQSDLPCRQAMSSEPCYLMPPPYPSTHCSKDHGDAGETAAARQYVRQCEDELGGIKVFD; encoded by the exons atggaagcgagaggcagcaagaGCTACCAAAGCTTGGACATGTCCGGGGACAATTCGGAAGCGCAGCCGGAGAGGCACAGCTCCCGTATTCTGAAGCCATGCGTGCTCCTAGTCACCTGCTTGGTATCGGTGCTGTTGGTGTTCCTCGTCGGAACCCATAGGACGCCATCTTGGGAACTGCTGCGGCCAGTTGGTGCAGGAGCCGGAATAG GTCGGAAAAATAGCTCCTCCGAGGCACCCAATGACAGACTCCTTGGCGGCCTCTTGTCTCCTGACTTCGACGGCGAGTCCTGCCTCAGTCGATACCAGTCTATGCTCTACCGCAAGGCATCACCTCACGCTCCTTCGCCTTATCTCATCCGAAGGCTGCGAGAGTACGAAGCTCTCCACAAGAAATGCGCTCCGAACACCCATCTCTACAACAAGTCCATAGAGCAGTTGAAGTCCGGCCGCAGCAACGGCCCCATGGAGTGCAACTACGTGGTTTGGATCCCTCACAATGGCCTCGGCAACAGGGTGCTCACCATCGTCTCCTCCTTCCTCTACGCTCTCCTCAACAACAAGGTTCTGCTGCTCCACATCCCCAGCGACTTCACCGACCTTCTCTGCGAGCCCTTTCCGGGGACTTCGTGGGTTCTGCCTTCCGACTTCCCCCTCCACAACTTCCTCGACTTCGACAAAGGGACTCCTCAGAGCTACGGCAACATGCTCCGCAATAAGGTCATCGACGACGAGATGCTTTCAGGTTCTTCCAATGCTACATTGCCGGCTTACGTCTACCTCCACCTGCCCTGGTACTACGACCAATGGGATAAGCTGTTCTTCTGCGGCGACGCGCAGCTGATGCTTCGGAGGATCCCTTGGCTGCTGCTGAAATCAGACCACTACTTCGTGCCCTCCCTGTTTCTACTGCAAGAGTACGAGGAGGAGTTGCGGCAGCTTTTCCTGGAGAGAGCGACCGCGTTCCACCACCTCGTTCGGTATCTTGTGCACCCGACCAACGTCGTGTGGGACTACGTCACCAAGTATTACCGTGCTCATCTTGCTGCGGCTGATGAGACGTTGGGCATCCAGATCCGAGTCTTCCACAACTTCCCCGTTCCGTTCGAGTCGATGCTGCGTCAGGTCATTAACTGCTCGCTCAGTGAAGGCATTCTGCCGGCGGTGAACCTTCAGGAGTGGGCGGCACCAGCTTCGAAGACCGACATGAAAGTGAAGGCCGTCCTGGTCGCTAGCTTGTTTTCCGGATACGCCGAGAGGATCCGAGACATGTACGCCAAGCATCCCACGATGACCGGCGAGGTGGTCAGGGTGCACCAGCCGAGCCACGAGGGGCAGCAGCACACGGAACAGCAAGGCCATAACATCAAGGCGTTGGCAGAGGTGGAGCTTCTGAGTTTTAGCGACGCCCTGATCACCAGCGCGTGGTCGACGTTCGGGTACGTGGCGCAGGGGCTCGGGGGCCTGCAGCCGTGGATTCTGCTCCGGCACACGCAGTCGGACCTCCCATGCCGCCAGGCTATGTCGTCGGAGCCATGCTATCTCATGCCTCCCCCTTACCCTTCCACCCATTGCTCCAAGGATCATGGCGACGCCGGCGAAACGGCTGCGGCCAGGCAGTATGTTAGGCAGTGCGAAGATGAACTCGGAGGCATTAAGGTTTTCGACTAG